The nucleotide window TCGACGGTCTCCTGCAGCACGGCCGGGGCGACGTCGCCACCCTCCTCGATGGCCTCGGAGAACTCCTCGGGCGTGCGGTTCTCCGCGCCCAGGGCGTCCAGCAGGTAGCCCGGCACCGGCTCGGTGATCGCGACGCCGGCGCCGGAGGTCCTCGGCTCGTCGGCGGCCTCGCCGTCGATGAGGCCCTGCACCCTCTCCTTGAAGTCGGCGCCGTTGGCCGCGTAGTCGCTGGCGTGCGCGGCGTCGATCGCACTGAGCGAGGACACGATCTCGTCCGACAGCTTCAGCACGGTCGCGAAGTCGTACCAGACGTGCTCGTTGAGCTCCTCGCCCGCGGCCTGCGCCTCGGCCTCCCGGCCGGACAGCGCGACCACGTCGACGACCTTCGCCTTCGAGTCGCTGGCCGACAGCAGCGTCTGCATGAAGTCGTCGTAGCCCCCGCCGTTGGCGACGACCAGGTCGGCGTCGGAGACGGCCAGCTGCGTGCGGGTGTCGGCCTCGTAGGAGTGCGGGTCCGCCGACGGGTCGGAGATGACCGAGGTGACCTCGACGTCGTCGCCGCCGATGGCCGAGACGATGTCGCCGTAGACGTTGGTCGAGGCGACGACGGAGACGCCGTCGGACGAGGACGACGACGACCCGGCGGCGCCCGCGGCCGACGCGTCGTCGGAACCGCACGCGGCCAGCAGCAGCAGCGACGACGCGGCGGCTGCTGCCGCGACCGACTGGACCATGCGCATGAACTTCTCCCAAGAATGACAACGGTTACCGCTAGCGTAAGCGATCCAGCTCGGCGTGTCGTCGACCGGGTTCCTCCGGCGGTCCGGGACACCCCGGTCCAGTGCTCCCGGCAGCGGTCGGCCGGTTCGGCCTCGCGTCGACCGTGACCATGGTTCCCGTTACCGTGGCTGGGCACACGAAGTCCCCACCCCCGAACCGAGGAGCCCGTCCATGGCCGAGTCGACGACCAACCGCACCGCCACCGCCGGCCGACTGCTGCGCAAGGCCGCCGGGACGGTGGCCACCGGTGTGGTCGGCGTCGCCGTCGTCCGGGCCGCCGAGCGCGGCGAGGGCGGCAGCCTCCCCCGCCGGATCGCCGTCACCGCCACCCGGCTGGGCATCCTGGGCACCCGCCGCGCCGAGACCGCCGTCGAGCGTGCCCGGCTGGCCGCCGGCGACGTCCGCGCGCAGGCCTACGCCGACCTGGGCGAGCAGGCTCCCCCGCCGGCCGACCGGTCCACCGGCGGCCACGACCACAGCCACTGATGACCGCCGCGACGCCCACGCCGCCGGCGGTCGTCGCCGACGCCGGCGGCCGGGTGCGCATCGCCGTCCCGGCGCTGACCGGCTCCCCGTCGCGCGCGGTCCAGGTGGAGGACGCCCTGGACGGCGTCCCCGGCGTGCTGGCCGCGCAGGCGTTCCCGGGCACCGGGCAGGTCGTGGTCTGGCTGACCCCGGACGCCGACCGGGCCGAGGTGCTCGCCGTGGTGGCCGGCGCCGGGGAGCTGTCGGCCGACGCGGTGGTCGCCCGCCGTCCCCGCTCGGCCGACGTCGCCAACACCGAGCTGCTGCGGATCGGCATCGGCGGGGCCGCCCTCGCCCTGCTGGGCGTCCGGCGCTACGGCTTCGGCCGCCCGCCCGTGCTGTCCGGGCGCAGCCGGCTGGTGGCCAGCGCGCTGACGCTGTTCACCGGCTACCCGTTCGTCAAGGGCGCGTTCGGCGCGCTCGCCGGAAGACGCACGGCCGGCACCGACGCCCTGGTCACGGCGGCGACCTTCGCCAGCCTGCTGCTGCGGGAGAACGTCGTCGCACTCACCGTGCTGTGGCTGCTCAACATCGGCGAGTGGATGCAGACCCTCACCCTGCGGCGCACCCGCCGGGCGATCTCCGCGCTGCTCGCCGGCACCGAGACCACCGCCTGGGTGCTGGTGCCCGGCGTGGACGGCGCCCCCGACGTCGAGCGCCAGGTCGACCTCGCCCAGCTGCGGGTCGGTGACCTGGTCGTCGTGCACGACCAGGCCACCATCGCCGTCGACGGTGAGGTCGTCGAGGGCACCGGAGTCGTCGACCAGGCCGCCATCACCGGCGAGCCGCTGCCGGTCTCGGTGGCCGCCGGCGACACGGTGCACGCGGGCTCGGTGAACCTGCGCGGCCGGCTGGTGGTGCGCGCCTCGGCCACCGGCTCGGACACCGCGATCGGCCGGATCATCGCCCGGGTCGAGCAGGCCCAGGACGACCGGGCGCCGATCCAGACCGTCGGGGAGACCTTCTCCGCCCGCTTCGTGCCGGCGTCCTTCGCGCTGGCCACGCTGACCTGGCTGGTCACCCGCGACGTGCGCCGGGCGATGACGATGCTGCTGGTCGCCTGCCCCTGTGCCGTGGGGCTGTCCACGCCCACCGCGGTGAGCGCGGCCATCGGCAACGGCGCCTCGCGCGGCGTGCTGATCAAGGGCGGCGCGCACCTGGAGGCGGCCGGCCGCGTCGACGCCGTGGTGTTCGACAAGACCGGCACGCTCACCATCGGCCGGCCCGTGGTCACCAACGTCGTCTCCTTCTCCGACGACTGGACGCCGGAGGAGGTGCTC belongs to Modestobacter sp. L9-4 and includes:
- a CDS encoding DUF1490 family protein translates to MAESTTNRTATAGRLLRKAAGTVATGVVGVAVVRAAERGEGGSLPRRIAVTATRLGILGTRRAETAVERARLAAGDVRAQAYADLGEQAPPPADRSTGGHDHSH
- a CDS encoding cation-translocating P-type ATPase, which codes for MTAATPTPPAVVADAGGRVRIAVPALTGSPSRAVQVEDALDGVPGVLAAQAFPGTGQVVVWLTPDADRAEVLAVVAGAGELSADAVVARRPRSADVANTELLRIGIGGAALALLGVRRYGFGRPPVLSGRSRLVASALTLFTGYPFVKGAFGALAGRRTAGTDALVTAATFASLLLRENVVALTVLWLLNIGEWMQTLTLRRTRRAISALLAGTETTAWVLVPGVDGAPDVERQVDLAQLRVGDLVVVHDQATIAVDGEVVEGTGVVDQAAITGEPLPVSVAAGDTVHAGSVNLRGRLVVRASATGSDTAIGRIIARVEQAQDDRAPIQTVGETFSARFVPASFALATLTWLVTRDVRRAMTMLLVACPCAVGLSTPTAVSAAIGNGASRGVLIKGGAHLEAAGRVDAVVFDKTGTLTIGRPVVTNVVSFSDDWTPEEVLGYAASSEVHSRHPLAQAVIRSTEERHVFIPPHEECEVLLGLGMRTQADGRVLLLGSEALMAGEGVAVGEDAATWLTTLRAATETPLLLAVDGELVGLVSLRDEIRPEAREVLAELRATGVRRIVMLTGDHAATAAAVAAELGITEWQAEVLPEHKQDAVTALQADGHTVAMVGDGTNDAPALAAADIGIAMGVSGTDVAVETADVALVGDDLRHLLDLRELGGRTLQIVRQNYGMSIAVNGIGLLVAGGGALSPVLAAVLHNASSVAVAGNSARLVRYRGVRRDYPAIEPDGVLATTAAPEG
- a CDS encoding metal ABC transporter solute-binding protein, Zn/Mn family yields the protein MRMVQSVAAAAAASSLLLLAACGSDDASAAGAAGSSSSSSDGVSVVASTNVYGDIVSAIGGDDVEVTSVISDPSADPHSYEADTRTQLAVSDADLVVANGGGYDDFMQTLLSASDSKAKVVDVVALSGREAEAQAAGEELNEHVWYDFATVLKLSDEIVSSLSAIDAAHASDYAANGADFKERVQGLIDGEAADEPRTSGAGVAITEPVPGYLLDALGAENRTPEEFSEAIEEGGDVAPAVLQETVDLFSGGQVKALVYNEQTTGPETEQVLSAAKAAGVAVVPVTETLPEGEDYVSWMQSNLDAVAAALSS